The proteins below come from a single Fodinicurvata sp. EGI_FJ10296 genomic window:
- a CDS encoding LysR substrate-binding domain-containing protein, translating to MEHSPRNLPSTKALFALERVVFHESIKKASEDLHVTHSAVSKQITLLEDWVGQTLFDKNQRRMVPTPNALVLADAARDVRQVIGDALTRIGAGPVDGVLRIAAPATFAMRWLIPRLWSFSNEHDGVSVKVIASHTGEPWEETAYDVAIQPASRAPLGASTTPVFSESLGLLIAPDAFPKSVAAGRLIMSRLPLLKAATRDGELENWLEFAGHSRGLARTARCFPHFYIALEAALAGEGALVSPILTTGDLIRKGDLCEPLPQFRVPGEDYVAFAAPGSDHRHHGSRFINWLTRSAGKAALASSPNARAEGRATRPAGPVGRNGSGPFSQSGAER from the coding sequence ATGGAACACAGTCCAAGAAATTTGCCGTCTACCAAAGCGTTGTTCGCGTTGGAGAGAGTCGTGTTTCATGAAAGTATAAAAAAAGCTTCAGAAGATCTTCACGTTACACATAGCGCCGTCAGCAAGCAGATCACGCTGTTGGAGGATTGGGTGGGGCAAACACTTTTCGACAAAAATCAACGTCGCATGGTGCCGACGCCCAATGCCCTTGTGCTGGCCGATGCCGCGCGCGATGTGCGCCAGGTGATCGGCGATGCGTTGACCCGGATCGGCGCGGGCCCGGTCGACGGCGTGCTGAGGATCGCTGCACCGGCGACATTTGCCATGCGCTGGCTGATTCCCCGGTTGTGGAGCTTTTCGAACGAGCATGACGGGGTGTCGGTCAAGGTCATTGCCAGTCACACAGGAGAGCCGTGGGAAGAAACAGCCTATGATGTCGCGATCCAGCCGGCGTCTCGGGCGCCGCTCGGCGCCTCGACAACGCCTGTCTTCAGTGAATCCCTTGGGCTGCTGATCGCGCCCGATGCGTTTCCCAAAAGCGTCGCGGCCGGTCGTCTGATCATGTCTCGACTGCCGCTTCTCAAGGCCGCAACCAGGGATGGCGAACTCGAAAACTGGCTGGAATTCGCCGGTCACAGCCGGGGGCTGGCCCGGACCGCCCGCTGCTTTCCGCATTTCTATATTGCGCTGGAGGCGGCCCTGGCAGGGGAAGGGGCGCTGGTCTCGCCGATCCTGACGACTGGCGATCTGATCCGGAAGGGCGATCTTTGCGAACCGCTGCCCCAGTTCCGGGTGCCGGGCGAAGACTATGTTGCTTTCGCAGCCCCCGGGTCCGATCACCGCCATCACGGGTCGCGCTTTATCAACTGGTTGACCCGGTCGGCCGGCAAGGCGGCGTTGGCGTCGTCGCCGAACGCCCGCGCTGAGGGGCGGGCGACCCGTCCGGCGGGGCCAGTGGGTCGGAACGGATCCGGCCCGTTCAGTCAGTCCGGGGCGGAAAGGTAA